The following proteins are encoded in a genomic region of Glycine max cultivar Williams 82 chromosome 18, Glycine_max_v4.0, whole genome shotgun sequence:
- the LOC100785056 gene encoding polyamine oxidase 2 has protein sequence MESRTKSNPQLTRALCYGNDGKQQGRSPSVIVIGGGMAGIAAARALHNASFQVVLLESRDRIGGRIHTDYSFGFPVDLGASWLHGVSNENPLASVIGRLGLPLYRTSGDNSVLYDHDLESYALFDMDGKQVPPELVTKVGEIFETILQETDKIRQESSEDMSVLRGLSIVFDRKPELRLEGLAHKVLQWYLCRMEGWFAADSDTISLKGWDQEVLLPGGHGLMVRGYLPVINTLAKGLDILLGHRVTKVVRRYNGVKVTVESGKTFFADAAVIAVPLGVLKAKKILFKPKLPDWKEAAIADLGIGLENKIILHFENVFWPNVEFLGVVADTSYGCSYFLNLHKAAGHAVLVYMPSGQLAKDVEKMSDEAAVNFAFMQLKKILPDASSPIQYLVSRWGSDINSLGSYSYDAVGKPHELYERLRVPVDNLFFAGEATSMSYPGSVHGAFSTGMMAAEDCRMRVLERYGEVDLFQPVMGEEASLSIPLQISRL, from the exons ATGGAATCGAGAACTAAGAGTAATCCCCAATTAACTAGAG CTCTATGCTATGGAAACGATGGCAAGCAGCAGGGAAGGTCACCATCCGTTATTGTCATTGGCGGTGGCATGGCTGGGATTGCTGCTGCTCGTGCACTCCATAATGCTTCGTTTCAG GTTGTTCTCTTAGAGTCAAGGGATAGAATTGGTGGCCGAATTCACACTGATTACTCATTTGGTTTTCCTGTTGACCTGGGAGCATCATG GTTGCATGGAGTTTCCAACGAGAATCCGCTGGCTTCGGTGATTGGGAGGCTAGGTCTACCTCTTTACCGTACTAGTGGGGATAACTCCGTACTCTATGACCATGATTTGGAAAG CTATGCACTTTTTGATATGGATGGGAAACAAGTTCCTCCAGAGTTGGTAACAAAAGTTGGTGAAATATTTGAGACAATTTTACAGGAG ACAGATAAAATAAGACAAGAATCCAGTGAAGACATGTCTGTACTTCGTGGTCTTTCCATTGTTTTTGACAGGAAGCCGGAATTGAG GTTGGAGGGGCTTGCGCATAAGGTGCTTCAGTGGTACTTATGCAGAATGGAGGGCTGGTTTGCTGCAGATTCTGATACTATTTCACTGAAAGGATGGGACCAG GAGGTGCTGCTCCCTGGTGGTCATGGTCTTATGGTCCGTGGTTACTTGCCTGTTATAAATACCCTAGCCAAGGGACTTGATATTCTCTTGGGGCACAG GGTCACAAAAGTAGTTAGGCGATATAATGGAGTAAAGGTAACAGTGGAAAGTGGGAAAACGTTTTTTGCTGATGCTGCTGTTATTGCTGTCCCACTTGGGGTGCTCAAGGCaaagaaaatattgtttaaGCCAAAGCTTCCAGACTGGAAGGAAGCTGCCATTGCGGATCTTGGGATTGGACTTgagaataaaatcattttacacTTTGAAAATGTGTTTTGGCCTAATGTGGAGTTCTTGGGAGTAGTTGCAGATACATCTTATGGATGTAGCTACTTCCTTAATCTCCACAAGGCCGCCGGTCATGCTGTTCTGGTTTACATGCCTTCTGGGCAGCTTGCCAAAGACGTTGAAAAGATGTCTGATGAAGCAGCCGTCAACTTCGCTTTCATGCAGCTCAAGAAGATTCTTCCAGATGCTTCTTCACCG ATTCAGTATCTTGTGTCTCGGTGGGGATCAGATATAAATTCACTAGGTTCATATAGCTACGATGCAGTTGGGAAACCCCATGAACTATATGAGAGGCTACGGGTCCCAGTAGATAACTTGTTCTTTGCAGGGGAAGCAACGAGTATGAGCTATCCAGGATCTGTCCATGGGGCATTCTCCACTGGAATGATGGCCGCTGAAGATTGCCGGATGCGTGTGCTCGAGCGATATGGAGAGGTTGATTTATTCCAGCCAGTGATGGGAGAAGAGGCTTCCTTGTCTATCCCACTTCAGATATCTCGTCTGTAA
- the LOC106796893 gene encoding protein DETOXIFICATION 41 codes for MIDKIKKRLSGWKSRNLSLAGRVTLPQSSLLSILAYIMQITPLPASACKDIENLCQYFIWGSTHDRRKVHLIFWEDICKPKDKVLGLGFRSMAIPKGYKKNFHVSYLEGLEAWYNQGLVLISGLVSNPNLSAYYLICMNYLNWDLQFKLGLSAAASVRVSNQLGAAHPRVAIISVIVVNGISILISVVFCAIILICREAFCKLFTSDSEVIEEVSSLTPLFAISVFLNFIQPILSGNKGYMHEYHFCKGEF; via the exons ATGATtgacaagatcaagaaaaggcTCTCGGGATGGAAATCTCGCAACCTCTCCTTAGCAGGTAGAGTAACCTTGCCACAATCATCTCTTCTGAGCATCCTCGCTTATATCATGCAGATCACTCCTCTCCCAGCATCTGCTTGCAAAGATATTGAAAATCTTTGCCAATATTTCATTTGGGGAAGCACCCATGATCGAAGAAAAGTTCACCTCATCTTTTGGGAGGACATTTGTAAACCCAAGGATAAGGTGCTCGGCCTTGGCTTTC GATCTATGGCTATTCCCAAGGGTTACAAGAAGAACTTTCACGTCTCATATTTGGAAGG TTTGGAGGCTTGGTACAATCAGGGATTAGTGCTTATATCTGGGTTGGTCTCCAATCCCAATCTCAGTGCCTACTATTTAATTTG TATGAATTACTTAAACTGGGACCTGCAATTTAAGTTGGGGCTGAGTGCTGCAGCCAG TGTCCGAGTTAGCAATCAGTTAGGGGCAGCTCATCCAAGAGTAGCAATAATTTCGGTCATTGTAGTGAATGGAATCAGCATTCTCATCAGTGTAGTTTTCTGTGCAATTATTTTGATATGCCGAGAAGCTTTTTGCAAACTTTTCACTTCTGACTCTGAAGTCATTGAGGAAGTATCTAGTTTGACTCCACTTTTTGCTATCTCAGTTTTCCTAAATTTCATTCAACCAATACTGTCAGGTAACAAAGGTTATATGCATGAGTACCACTTTTGTAAAGGAGAATTCTAG
- the LOC100785590 gene encoding probable polygalacturonase, producing MLFSPFLTLTFFLLFSSSVAAIYSAATCSNIVPLRYRSDRISITDFGGVGDGRTLNTKAFRAAVYRIQHLRRRGGTVLYVPPGVYLTESFNLTSHMTLYLAAGAVIKATQELGNWPLIVPLPSYGRGRELPGGRYMSFIHGDGLSDVVITGENGTIDGQGDVWWNMWRQRTLQFTRPNLVEFVNSQDIIISNVIFKNSPFWNIHPVYCSNVVVRYVTILAPRDSPNTDGIDPDSSSNVCIEDSYISTGDDLVAVKSGWDEYGIAYGRPSYGITIRRVTGSSPFAGIAIGSETSGGVENVLAEHINLFNMGVGIHIKTNSGRGGLIKNITVAHVYVENARQGIKIAGDVGGHPDEKFNPNALPVVKGITIKNVWGVKVNQAGLIHGLRNSPFTDVCLSDINFHGMEGPRSPSWKCSDVFGFAHQVSPWPCSQLSSQEPGSCAI from the exons ATGCTTTTCTCACCCTTCCTCACTCTCActttcttcctcctcttctctTCTTCCGTTGCTGCGATTTACTCAGCGGCAACATGTTCTAACATAGTGCCGCTGAGATACCGCAGCGACAGAATCTCCATAACGGACTTCGGTGGTGTCGGCGACGGCCGCACGCTGAACACGAAAGCGTTCAGAGCGGCCGTGTACCGCATTCAGCACCTGAGAAGGCGCGGCGGCACGGTGCTTTACGTGCCTCCGGGGGTTTACTTAACGGAGAGCTTCAACCTCACTAGCCACATGACGCTTTATCTGGCTGCTGGTGCTGTTATCAAAGCCACGCAG gAGTTGGGGAATTGGCCTTTAATTGTGCCCTTACCATCGTATGGAAGAGGAAGGGAGCTCCCTGGAGGAAGGTATATGAGTTTTATCCATGGAGATGGACTTAGTGATGTAGTAATTACAG GTGAGAATGGGACAATTGATGGGCAAGGAGATGTGTGGTGGAACATGTGGAGGCAGAGAACACTTCAATTTACAAGACCAAACCTTGTAGAATTTGTGAATTCGCaagatattattatttcaaatgtGATTTTCAAGAATTCTCCCTTCTGGAATATACACCCAGTTTATTGTAG CAATGTTGTGGTTCGATATGTCACAATTTTGGCTCCTCGTGACTCTCCTAATACTGATGGAATTGATCCAG ATTCAAGTTCAAATGTCTGCATAGAGGACTCATACATATCTACCGGAGATGATCTTGTGGCTGTAAAGAGTGGGTGGGATGAGTATGGTATTGCGTACGGTCGCCCTAGCTACGGTATCACCATCCGGCGTGTAACAGGGTCATCTCCATTTGCCGGTATTGCAATTGGCAGTGAAACCTCTGGAGGGGTGGAGAATGTGCTAGCAGAACACATCAACCTCTTCAACATGGGAGTTGGTATCCACATCAAGACCAACAGTGGCAGGGGAGGGCTTATCAAGAACATAACAGTGGCTCATGTGTATGTGGAGAATGCAAGGCAGGGAATAAAAATTGCAGGTGATGTAGGGGGGCACCCAGATGAAAAATTTAACCCGAATGCTCTCCCTGTTGTGAAGGGCATCACAATTAAGAATGTTTGGGGAGTGAAGGTTAACCAGGCAGGTTTGATACATGGATTGAGAAATTCCCCCTTCACTGATGTTTGTCTGTCTGATATCAATTTTCATGGCATGGAAGGACCAAGATCTCCCTCTTGGAAGTGTTCTGATGTGTTTGGATTTGCTCATCAGGTTAGCCCTTGGCCATGTTCTCAGCTGAGCAGCCAAGAGCCTGGATCATGTGCTATTTAG
- the LOC100786117 gene encoding uncharacterized protein, which yields MARRVSPPVAVLLSFLFLLTLTRARDVPNPFSEPKPDSEPGSHHPEPKTVSFTIGTIDPVPLTLLRFRPINRHFQPGRPLPLSLRTAHRRCRHGHRREIPYGNDAILLGDAAAARRIHPRWVRVQSAAETRLPATVERLDSVREHRHRGENDHHHHHHQHHRLEESWFAKKIRKFMNLF from the coding sequence ATGGCCAGAAGAGTCTCTCCTCCCGTTGCCGTTCTCCTCtccttcctcttcctcctcaccCTCACACGCGCCCGCGATGTTCCGAACCCCTTCTCCGAACCCAAACCTGACTCCGAACCTGGATCCCATCATCCCGAACCTAAAACCGTTTCGTTTACCATCGGCACCATCGATCCCGTTCCGCTGACGCTCCTCCGCTTCCGTCCGATCAACCGCCACTTCCAGCCCGGCCGTCCGTTGCCTCTGTCGCTCCGCACCGCCCACCGCCGTTGCCGCCACGGCCACCGCCGCGAGATCCCCTACGGCAACGACGCCATCCTGCTCGGCGACGCCGCCGCCGCGCGCCGGATTCATCCGCGCTGGGTTAGGGTTCAGTCCGCCGCCGAGACGCGGCTTCCGGCGACGGTTGAGCGACTCGATTCCGTCCGCGAACACCGTCACCGCGGCGAGAatgaccaccaccaccaccaccaccaacatcaCCGCCTCGAGGAGAGCTGGTTCGCGAAGAAGATTCGCAAGTTCATGAACCTCttctga